In candidate division KSB1 bacterium, a single genomic region encodes these proteins:
- a CDS encoding DUF3078 domain-containing protein — protein MKIFKLFLLAALIVVLSTPTLAQEAAEDSVVYGWKNQVIAGLNLTQASFDNWAQGGENSLAWQLKLDMNSANDQEKFIWVNNGKFTLGFAKVGDDEAKKSADLIDLESVYTRKFGKYLSPFVAVTGKTQFAAGFQFEGDTKTKVSKFLDPGYFTQSLGLGYISHDKNFKSRIGVMVKETVTRDFPERYTDDPDTPKLEKTKVEPGITSVTNLKRQFNEDVIFTSKLDIFSDLEAFNRTDMTWENNLTLKVAKHINVSVDLVLFYDRDITRKLQIKQVLAVGFTYTLL, from the coding sequence ATGAAAATTTTCAAATTATTTTTGTTGGCTGCTTTAATCGTTGTTTTAAGTACCCCCACCCTCGCCCAGGAAGCAGCAGAGGACAGTGTCGTTTATGGTTGGAAAAACCAGGTCATCGCCGGCCTCAATTTAACCCAGGCAAGTTTTGATAACTGGGCTCAAGGCGGTGAAAATTCACTGGCCTGGCAGCTTAAACTGGATATGAATTCCGCCAACGATCAGGAAAAGTTTATCTGGGTAAATAACGGTAAATTCACTTTGGGTTTTGCTAAAGTCGGTGATGATGAAGCTAAAAAATCAGCTGATTTAATAGACCTTGAAAGCGTCTATACCCGGAAATTCGGCAAATATCTCAGCCCATTTGTTGCGGTAACCGGCAAGACACAGTTTGCCGCCGGATTCCAATTTGAAGGAGATACGAAAACCAAGGTTTCTAAATTTTTAGACCCGGGCTATTTTACCCAAAGCCTGGGACTTGGTTATATTTCGCACGATAAAAATTTTAAATCACGGATTGGCGTCATGGTCAAAGAGACTGTCACTCGCGACTTCCCGGAGCGATATACCGATGATCCAGACACACCCAAGCTCGAAAAAACCAAAGTTGAGCCGGGAATTACTTCGGTAACTAATTTGAAAAGACAATTTAATGAAGATGTTATTTTTACCTCTAAATTGGATATCTTTAGTGATTTGGAAGCGTTTAACCGAACCGATATGACCTGGGAAAACAATTTGACTTTGAAAGTGGCAAAACATATTAATGTGAGTGTTGACCTGGTTCTGTTTTACGACCGGGACATTACCAGGAAACTGCAGATTAAACAAGTCTTAGCGGTCGGGTTTACCTATACGTTGCTTTAA